Proteins encoded by one window of Streptomyces sp. NBC_01571:
- a CDS encoding chitinase, giving the protein MIRRKLRLLAVALAAAVLAPLSVAAAPTASAADTCAVKSRPAGKVLQGYWENWDGSSNGVHPPFGWTPITDSRIAAHGYNVLNAAFPVIRSDGTALWEDGMDAGVKVATPAEMCAAKAAGQTVLLSIGGAAAGIDLSSSAVADRFVSTIVPILQKYNFDGIDIDIETGLVGSGNIGQLSASQANLIRIIDGVLARMPANFGLTMAPETAYVTGGSITYGSIWGAYLPIVKKYADNGRLWWLNMQYYNGSMYGCSGDSYSAGTVQGFVAQTDCLNKGLVVQGTTVKVPYDKQVPGLPAQSGAGGGYMSPSLVSQAWRHYGTSLKGLMTWSVNWDGSKNWTFGDNVKALQGR; this is encoded by the coding sequence ATGATCCGCCGGAAGTTGCGCCTGCTCGCCGTCGCGCTGGCCGCCGCCGTCCTCGCCCCCCTGTCGGTCGCCGCCGCCCCCACCGCGTCCGCGGCCGACACCTGCGCCGTGAAGTCCCGCCCCGCCGGCAAGGTCCTCCAGGGCTACTGGGAGAACTGGGACGGCTCGTCCAACGGCGTCCACCCGCCCTTCGGCTGGACCCCGATCACCGACTCCCGCATCGCCGCGCACGGCTACAACGTGCTCAACGCGGCCTTCCCCGTCATCCGGTCCGACGGCACCGCGCTGTGGGAGGACGGGATGGACGCGGGCGTGAAGGTCGCGACGCCCGCGGAGATGTGCGCGGCCAAGGCGGCCGGGCAGACGGTCCTGCTGTCCATCGGCGGGGCCGCCGCCGGCATCGACCTGAGTTCCTCCGCCGTCGCGGACAGGTTCGTGTCGACGATCGTGCCCATCCTGCAGAAGTACAACTTCGACGGGATCGACATCGACATCGAGACGGGCCTGGTCGGCAGCGGGAACATCGGCCAGCTCTCCGCCTCCCAGGCCAACCTGATCCGCATCATCGACGGCGTGCTGGCCCGTATGCCGGCGAACTTCGGGCTGACCATGGCGCCGGAGACGGCCTACGTCACCGGCGGCAGCATCACGTACGGCTCGATCTGGGGCGCGTATCTGCCGATCGTCAAGAAGTACGCGGACAACGGCCGGCTGTGGTGGCTGAACATGCAGTACTACAACGGCAGCATGTACGGCTGCTCCGGCGACTCGTACTCCGCGGGCACCGTCCAGGGTTTCGTCGCGCAGACGGACTGCCTGAACAAGGGGCTGGTCGTCCAGGGCACCACCGTCAAGGTGCCCTACGACAAGCAGGTCCCCGGCCTGCCGGCCCAGTCCGGCGCGGGCGGCGGCTACATGTCACCGAGTCTCGTCTCGCAGGCCTGGCGCCACTACGGGACCTCGCTCAAGGGCCTGATGACGTGGTCGGTCAACTGGGACGGGTCCAAGAACTGGACGTTCGGGGACAACGTGAAGGCGCTGCAAGGCCGTTGA
- a CDS encoding glycine--tRNA ligase codes for MAADKIDTIVSLSKRRGFVFPCSEIYGGQRAAWDYGPLGVELKENIKRQWWRYMVTSREDVVGLDSSVILATEVWVASGHVATFTDPLTECTSCHKRYRADHLEEAYEAKHGRLPEHGLTDLNCPNCGNKGTFTEPKQFSGLLSTHLGPTQDSGSVAYLRPETAQGIFTNFASVQQTSRRKPPFGIAQMGKSFRNEITPGNFIFRTREFEQMEMEFFVKPGEDEKWQEYWMQERWNWYTGLGLREENMRWYDHPAEKLSHYSKRTADIEYRFQFGGNEWGELEGVANRTDYDLSAHSKASGQDLSYFDQEAGERWTPYVIEPAAGVGRAMLAFLLDAYVEDEAPNAKGKMEKRTVLRLDPRLAPVKVAVLPLSRNPELSPKAKGLATALRQHWNIDFDDAGAIGRRYRRQDEIGTPFCVTVDFDTLEDNAVTVRERDSMKQERVSLDQIEGYLASRLIGC; via the coding sequence GTGGCCGCCGACAAGATCGACACCATCGTCAGCCTGAGCAAGCGCCGTGGCTTCGTTTTCCCCTGTAGTGAGATCTACGGCGGACAGCGCGCCGCCTGGGACTACGGCCCGCTCGGCGTCGAGCTCAAGGAGAACATCAAGCGTCAGTGGTGGCGCTACATGGTCACCTCCCGTGAGGACGTCGTGGGCCTCGACTCGTCGGTGATCCTGGCCACCGAGGTCTGGGTCGCGTCGGGTCACGTCGCCACCTTCACCGACCCGCTCACCGAGTGCACCTCCTGCCACAAGCGCTACCGCGCCGACCACCTGGAGGAGGCGTACGAGGCCAAGCACGGCCGCCTCCCCGAGCACGGCCTCACCGACCTGAACTGCCCGAACTGCGGCAACAAGGGCACCTTCACCGAGCCCAAGCAGTTCTCGGGTCTGCTCTCCACCCACCTCGGCCCCACGCAGGACAGCGGCTCCGTCGCCTACCTGCGCCCCGAGACCGCGCAGGGCATCTTCACCAACTTCGCCTCGGTGCAGCAGACTTCCCGCCGCAAGCCGCCGTTCGGCATCGCGCAGATGGGCAAGTCCTTCCGCAACGAGATCACGCCCGGCAACTTCATCTTCCGCACCCGCGAGTTCGAGCAGATGGAGATGGAGTTCTTCGTCAAGCCGGGCGAGGACGAGAAGTGGCAGGAGTACTGGATGCAGGAGCGCTGGAACTGGTACACCGGCCTCGGTCTCCGTGAGGAGAACATGCGCTGGTACGACCACCCGGCCGAGAAGCTCTCGCACTACTCCAAGCGCACCGCCGACATCGAGTACCGCTTCCAGTTCGGCGGCAACGAGTGGGGTGAGCTGGAGGGCGTCGCCAACCGCACGGACTACGACCTGTCGGCGCACTCCAAGGCGTCGGGCCAGGACCTGTCCTACTTCGACCAGGAGGCCGGCGAGCGCTGGACCCCCTACGTCATCGAGCCCGCCGCCGGTGTCGGCCGCGCGATGCTGGCCTTCCTCCTCGACGCCTACGTCGAGGACGAGGCCCCCAACGCCAAGGGCAAGATGGAGAAGCGCACGGTGCTGCGCCTCGACCCGCGCCTCGCGCCGGTCAAGGTCGCCGTTCTCCCGCTGTCCCGCAACCCGGAGCTCTCGCCCAAGGCCAAGGGCCTGGCCACCGCGCTGCGCCAGCACTGGAACATCGACTTCGACGACGCCGGTGCCATCGGCCGCCGCTACCGCCGCCAGGACGAGATCGGCACCCCGTTCTGCGTCACCGTCGACTTCGACACCCTCGAGGACAACGCGGTGACGGTGCGCGAGCGCGACTCGATGAAGCAGGAGCGCGTGTCGCTGGACCAGATCGAGGGTTACCTCGCGTCCCGTCTGATCGGCTGCTGA
- a CDS encoding metal ABC transporter substrate-binding protein — translation MNVRRRLISGSAALAATTLGLATLSACSGSAAADGRSDGKLDVVASFYPMQYLAEQIGGTHVRVTSLTEPGQEPHDLEISVRQTMRLEKAGAIVYLKGLQPAVDTAVAQSGVGTKIDAASLTRLEKHGNEVGGHAAAHDDSDGEETGATDPHIWLDPVKYAEVARGVGKGLEKADPKHAADYRKNTDALVEKLGALNTRFADGLRTTRTRTFITTHAAFGYLAERYGLTEEAINGLDPESEPSANRVKDLEKMAKADGVSTVFYETLVSDKTAKTVAGDARLKTDVLDPIEGITAKSRGDDYFQVMESNLKALQTALGAQ, via the coding sequence ATGAACGTACGACGACGCCTCATATCCGGGTCCGCGGCGCTGGCCGCCACCACCCTCGGTCTCGCCACCCTCTCCGCCTGCTCCGGCTCCGCGGCGGCCGACGGAAGGAGCGACGGGAAACTCGATGTCGTCGCGTCGTTCTACCCCATGCAGTACCTCGCCGAGCAGATCGGCGGGACGCACGTGCGCGTGACGAGTCTGACCGAGCCCGGCCAGGAGCCGCACGACCTGGAGATCAGCGTCCGGCAGACCATGCGGCTCGAGAAGGCCGGCGCCATCGTCTACCTCAAGGGCCTCCAGCCGGCCGTCGACACCGCCGTCGCCCAGTCCGGGGTCGGCACGAAGATCGACGCCGCGTCACTGACCCGACTGGAGAAGCACGGCAACGAGGTCGGTGGACACGCCGCCGCCCACGACGACAGCGACGGCGAGGAGACCGGGGCCACCGACCCGCACATCTGGCTCGACCCGGTGAAGTACGCCGAGGTCGCCCGGGGCGTGGGCAAGGGCCTGGAGAAGGCCGACCCGAAGCACGCCGCCGACTACCGGAAGAACACCGACGCACTGGTCGAGAAGCTGGGAGCCCTGAACACACGGTTCGCCGACGGACTGCGGACCACCAGGACCAGGACCTTCATCACCACCCACGCCGCCTTCGGCTACCTCGCCGAGCGCTACGGCCTCACCGAGGAGGCCATCAACGGCCTCGACCCGGAGTCGGAGCCCAGCGCGAACCGCGTGAAGGACCTTGAGAAGATGGCGAAGGCCGACGGCGTCTCGACGGTCTTCTACGAGACGCTCGTCAGCGACAAGACCGCGAAGACCGTCGCCGGTGACGCCAGGCTGAAGACGGATGTCCTCGACCCGATCGAGGGCATCACCGCGAAGTCCCGGGGCGACGACTACTTCCAGGTCATGGAGTCCAACCTGAAGGCGCTGCAGACGGCTTTGGGCGCCCAGTGA
- a CDS encoding metal ABC transporter ATP-binding protein: protein MTTQPVISLRGVTAELGSRPVLRGIDLTVRRGEVVALLGANGSGKSTAVRSVIGQVAVSGGEIELFGTPRHRFREWRRVGYVPQRTTAAGGVPATVTEIVASGRLSRARFGVLRRADHEAVRHALELVGMADRAKDSVNALSGGQHQRVLIARALASEPELLIMDEPMAGVDLASQEVLARTLTQQVAAGTTVLLVLHELGPLEPLIDRAVVLRDGCVLHDGPPPAAVGQHALPGHDHVHPHTAHDAEPIRTGLLS from the coding sequence ATGACGACCCAGCCCGTCATATCCCTGCGCGGTGTCACCGCCGAACTGGGCTCACGCCCCGTCCTGCGCGGCATCGATCTGACCGTGCGGCGCGGCGAGGTCGTCGCGCTGCTCGGCGCGAACGGCTCCGGCAAGTCGACCGCCGTGCGCAGCGTCATCGGCCAGGTCGCGGTCAGCGGGGGCGAGATCGAGCTCTTCGGTACACCGCGGCACCGCTTTCGCGAGTGGCGGCGCGTGGGGTACGTCCCGCAGCGCACGACCGCGGCCGGCGGCGTGCCCGCCACGGTCACCGAGATCGTCGCCTCCGGCCGGCTGTCCCGCGCCCGCTTCGGCGTGCTACGCCGGGCCGACCACGAGGCCGTACGGCACGCCCTGGAGCTCGTCGGCATGGCGGACCGCGCCAAGGACTCCGTGAACGCGCTCTCCGGCGGCCAGCACCAGCGGGTGCTGATCGCCCGCGCGCTGGCCTCCGAGCCCGAACTGCTGATCATGGACGAGCCGATGGCCGGCGTCGACCTGGCGAGCCAGGAGGTACTGGCGCGGACGCTCACGCAGCAGGTGGCGGCCGGCACGACGGTGCTGCTCGTCCTGCACGAACTGGGACCGCTGGAGCCGCTGATCGACCGCGCGGTCGTCCTGCGCGACGGCTGCGTCCTGCACGACGGCCCGCCCCCGGCCGCGGTGGGCCAGCACGCCCTGCCCGGCCACGACCACGTACACCCGCACACGGCTCACGACGCCGAACCGATCCGGACGGGACTGCTGAGCTGA
- a CDS encoding metal ABC transporter permease translates to MEILDYTFMQRALLAAVLVGITAPAVGIYLVQRRQALMGDGIGHVAMTGVGLGFLLSANPVWMATAVSVLGAVIMELIRWYGRTRGDIALAMLFYGGMAGGVMFINLAPAGSNANLTSYLFGSLSTVSESDVTAICLLAAFVVLVTVGLRRQLFAVSQDEEFARVTGLPVRALNLLTAVTAAVTVTVAMRVVGLLLVSALMVVPVAAAQQLSRSFAATFAIAVAIGVSVTIGGTVTSFYQDVPPGATIVLLTIGAFIALTALATPLARRRARAAAAGQTPGDPAECVIPAGRAPERKVGV, encoded by the coding sequence ATGGAGATCCTCGACTACACGTTCATGCAGCGGGCGCTGCTCGCCGCCGTCCTGGTGGGCATCACCGCGCCCGCCGTCGGCATCTACCTCGTCCAGCGCCGCCAGGCCCTGATGGGCGACGGGATCGGCCATGTGGCGATGACGGGCGTCGGCCTCGGCTTCCTGCTGTCGGCCAACCCCGTGTGGATGGCGACGGCCGTCTCGGTGCTGGGCGCCGTGATCATGGAACTGATCCGCTGGTACGGCAGGACACGCGGCGACATCGCGCTGGCCATGCTCTTCTACGGCGGCATGGCGGGCGGCGTCATGTTCATCAACCTCGCCCCGGCCGGCTCGAACGCCAACCTGACCTCGTACCTCTTCGGCTCGCTCTCGACGGTCAGCGAGTCCGACGTGACGGCGATCTGCCTGCTGGCGGCCTTCGTGGTGCTCGTCACCGTGGGGCTGCGCCGGCAGCTGTTCGCGGTCAGCCAGGACGAGGAGTTCGCGCGGGTGACGGGACTGCCGGTGCGCGCGCTGAACCTGCTCACCGCCGTCACGGCGGCGGTCACGGTGACGGTCGCCATGCGCGTCGTCGGCCTGCTGCTGGTGAGCGCGCTGATGGTGGTCCCGGTCGCGGCGGCCCAGCAGCTCAGCCGCAGCTTCGCCGCCACCTTCGCCATCGCCGTCGCGATCGGGGTGAGCGTGACGATCGGCGGGACGGTGACCTCGTTCTACCAGGACGTGCCCCCCGGTGCGACGATCGTGCTGCTGACCATCGGGGCGTTCATCGCGCTGACCGCGCTGGCGACGCCGCTCGCCCGGCGCCGGGCGCGGGCAGCGGCGGCCGGGCAGACGCCAGGGGACCCGGCGGAGTGCGTGATTCCGGCCGGCCGCGCCCCGGAACGCAAGGTCGGCGTCTGA
- a CDS encoding Fur family transcriptional regulator — protein MTTAGSPVRGRSTRQRAAVAAALDEVDEFRSAQELHDMLKHKGDSVGLTTVYRTLQNLADAGEVDVLRTSDGESVYRRCSSGEHHHHLVCRVCGKAVEVEGPAVEKWAEAIAAEHGYVNVAHTVEIFGTCAECAAANT, from the coding sequence GTGACTACCGCTGGATCGCCCGTTCGGGGCCGCTCCACCCGGCAGCGTGCCGCCGTGGCGGCGGCGCTCGACGAGGTGGACGAGTTCCGCAGTGCGCAGGAGCTCCACGACATGCTCAAGCACAAGGGTGACTCCGTCGGGCTCACCACCGTGTACCGCACGCTCCAGAACCTCGCCGACGCGGGCGAGGTGGACGTGCTGCGCACCTCCGACGGCGAGTCCGTCTACCGCCGTTGCTCCAGCGGCGAGCACCACCACCACCTCGTCTGCCGCGTCTGCGGCAAGGCGGTCGAGGTGGAGGGCCCGGCCGTCGAGAAGTGGGCCGAGGCGATCGCGGCGGAGCACGGCTACGTGAACGTCGCGCACACCGTGGAGATCTTCGGCACCTGCGCGGAGTGCGCCGCGGCGAACACCTGA
- a CDS encoding YcxB family protein: MVEDQGVARQRESPEQPREHGADTVELEYRPTVGDLSAALRARRGVSRAGRRQFWVLGVVAVVVALEAALALSGQDASVYPAIWLVACAPLVLLSPWLMARQFHRLAERQGTFRVTVTDAGVTVRTDNATTALNWVAQPRYRETADVFVMISPDRNAVGFTVLPKRAVRVPEDVDRLRAILDRNLTRV, from the coding sequence GTGGTCGAGGACCAGGGCGTTGCGCGGCAGCGGGAGTCGCCGGAACAGCCGCGGGAGCACGGGGCCGATACCGTCGAGCTGGAGTACCGGCCGACCGTCGGGGACCTGTCGGCGGCACTGAGGGCGCGCAGAGGCGTCAGCAGGGCCGGCAGGCGGCAGTTCTGGGTGCTGGGTGTCGTGGCCGTCGTGGTCGCGCTGGAGGCCGCGCTCGCGCTGTCCGGACAGGACGCGTCCGTATACCCCGCGATCTGGCTCGTCGCGTGCGCGCCGCTGGTCCTGTTGTCGCCCTGGCTCATGGCCCGCCAGTTCCACCGGCTCGCGGAGCGCCAGGGCACGTTCCGCGTGACCGTCACGGACGCCGGGGTGACGGTGCGCACCGACAACGCCACCACGGCGCTCAACTGGGTCGCGCAGCCCCGCTACCGGGAGACGGCGGACGTCTTCGTCATGATCAGCCCCGACAGGAACGCCGTCGGTTTCACGGTGCTGCCCAAGCGCGCCGTGCGCGTTCCCGAGGACGTCGACCGGTTGCGGGCGATCCTCGACCGCAACCTGACGCGCGTCTGA
- a CDS encoding isoprenyl transferase yields MVVRGFLGRQRREYETPEPHPSGARAPKLPGELVPNHVAIVMDGNGRWAKERGLPRTEGHKIGAERVLDVLQGAIEAGVGAISLYAFSTENWKRSPDEVRFLMNFNRDFIRKTRDQLDALGIRVRWVGRMPKLWKSVAKELQVAQEQTKDNDRLTLYFCMNYGGRAEIADAAQALAEDVRAGRLDPDKVTEKTFAKYLYYPDMPDVDLFLRPSGEQRTSNYLLWQSAYAEMVFQDVLWPDFDRRDLWRACVEFAQRDRRFGGAVPNEQLLAMERDMRGDGS; encoded by the coding sequence ATGGTGGTACGCGGGTTCCTGGGGCGCCAGCGCCGCGAGTACGAGACGCCGGAGCCGCACCCGTCGGGTGCCCGCGCGCCCAAGCTCCCCGGCGAGCTGGTCCCCAACCACGTGGCGATCGTCATGGACGGGAACGGCCGCTGGGCCAAGGAGCGCGGGCTGCCCCGCACCGAGGGGCACAAGATCGGCGCCGAGCGGGTGCTGGACGTGCTGCAGGGTGCGATCGAGGCCGGGGTCGGGGCCATCTCCCTGTACGCGTTCTCCACCGAGAACTGGAAGCGGTCGCCCGACGAGGTGCGCTTCCTGATGAACTTCAACCGTGACTTCATCCGCAAGACGCGTGACCAGCTCGACGCGCTCGGCATCCGGGTGCGCTGGGTGGGCCGGATGCCCAAGCTGTGGAAGTCGGTCGCCAAGGAGCTCCAGGTCGCCCAGGAGCAGACCAAGGACAACGACCGGCTCACCCTGTACTTCTGCATGAACTACGGCGGCCGTGCGGAGATCGCGGACGCGGCGCAGGCCCTGGCGGAGGACGTGCGGGCGGGCCGGCTCGACCCGGACAAGGTCACGGAGAAGACCTTCGCGAAGTACCTGTACTACCCGGACATGCCGGACGTGGACCTGTTCCTGCGGCCGAGCGGCGAGCAGCGCACCTCCAACTACCTGCTCTGGCAGAGCGCCTACGCCGAGATGGTCTTCCAGGACGTCCTGTGGCCGGACTTCGACCGCCGTGACCTGTGGCGTGCCTGTGTGGAGTTCGCCCAGCGCGACCGCCGCTTCGGCGGCGCCGTCCCGAACGAGCAACTGCTCGCGATGGAGCGGGACATGCGGGGCGACGGGTCGTAA
- the recO gene encoding DNA repair protein RecO, with amino-acid sequence MSLFRDDGIVLRTQKLGEADRIITLLTRGHGRVRAVARGVRRTKSKFGARLEPFSHVDVQFFARGSELIGRGLPLCTQSETIAPYGGGIVTDYARYTAGTAMLETAERFTDHEGEPAVQQYLLLVGGLRTLARGEHEPHLVLDAFLLRSLAVNGYAPSFSSCAKCGMPGPNRFFSVAAGGSVCVDCRVPGSVVPSAGALELLGALLTGDWETADACEPRFVREGSGLVSAYLHWHLERGLRSLRYVEKS; translated from the coding sequence ATGAGTCTGTTCCGCGACGACGGCATCGTGCTGCGCACCCAGAAGCTGGGTGAGGCGGACCGGATCATCACGTTGCTCACACGCGGTCACGGCCGGGTACGGGCCGTGGCGCGCGGCGTGCGGCGCACCAAGTCGAAGTTCGGGGCGCGGCTCGAACCCTTCTCCCACGTGGACGTGCAGTTCTTCGCGCGGGGCAGCGAGCTGATCGGGCGCGGCCTGCCGCTGTGCACGCAGAGCGAGACGATCGCCCCGTACGGCGGCGGGATCGTGACGGACTACGCGCGGTACACGGCCGGGACGGCCATGCTGGAGACCGCCGAGCGGTTCACGGACCACGAGGGGGAGCCCGCGGTGCAGCAGTATCTGCTGCTCGTCGGTGGGCTCCGCACCCTGGCCCGCGGTGAGCACGAACCGCACCTCGTCCTCGACGCCTTCCTGCTGCGCTCCCTCGCCGTGAACGGTTACGCGCCCAGTTTCAGCTCCTGCGCCAAGTGCGGGATGCCAGGACCGAATCGGTTCTTCTCGGTCGCCGCGGGAGGTTCCGTCTGCGTCGACTGCCGGGTGCCCGGCAGCGTCGTACCCTCGGCGGGGGCCCTCGAACTCCTGGGCGCACTGCTCACGGGAGACTGGGAGACCGCGGACGCGTGCGAGCCGCGGTTCGTCCGGGAGGGCAGCGGGCTGGTTTCGGCCTATCTGCACTGGCACCTGGAGCGCGGGCTGCGCTCACTGCGGTACGTCGAGAAGTCATGA
- a CDS encoding protein phosphatase: MRNSGGTGDPVGTEGAPGAWDPAGAGVLRFPSGRLVRGRGLRRPLPDGGPAPTYAVHLLGRRPPEVPWETYWLRWPDFWLPGDLEEARAALTEAWRRTTTDRVEIACGGGRGRTGTALACLAVLDGLPPDRAVAFVRDGYDRHAVETPWQRRYVRRFTD, encoded by the coding sequence ATCCGGAACTCCGGGGGCACAGGGGATCCCGTCGGCACCGAAGGCGCGCCCGGGGCCTGGGACCCGGCCGGCGCCGGCGTTCTGCGGTTTCCCTCCGGGCGGCTCGTCCGGGGCCGGGGGCTGCGCCGCCCGCTCCCGGACGGCGGCCCGGCGCCGACGTACGCCGTCCATCTGCTCGGCAGGCGTCCCCCCGAGGTCCCCTGGGAGACGTACTGGCTTCGCTGGCCGGACTTCTGGCTGCCCGGCGACCTCGAGGAGGCCCGCGCGGCCCTGACCGAGGCGTGGCGGCGTACCACCACCGACCGTGTGGAGATCGCCTGCGGCGGCGGCCGGGGCCGCACCGGCACCGCCCTGGCCTGTCTGGCCGTCCTCGACGGGCTGCCACCCGACCGCGCGGTGGCGTTCGTCCGCGACGGCTACGACCGGCACGCCGTGGAGACGCCCTGGCAACGGCGGTACGTACGGCGCTTCACCGACTGA
- a CDS encoding FadR/GntR family transcriptional regulator: MRRMAEETGSRRRPERRVSSQIQREVMQLILDSRLQAGAPLPTETELMNDLGVSRNSVREALKALQALDIVDIRHGYGTYVGQASLTPFVDGLTFRTLAQQDDTNETGALAEILQVREVLEEGLIHRVAAVVTETELDRLEAVVAEMEEAGRAGRPFPELDREFHELLYAPLGNALVPQLLGAFWTVFSRVAGVRGWTDDPAPQVTVRRHRDIVTALRARDVGAAQRAMADHFRGIEARAAQESRGVS; the protein is encoded by the coding sequence ATGCGGCGCATGGCCGAGGAGACCGGGAGCCGGCGCAGGCCCGAGCGCCGGGTGAGCAGCCAGATCCAGCGCGAGGTCATGCAGCTGATCCTCGACAGCAGGCTCCAGGCGGGCGCCCCGCTGCCCACCGAGACGGAGCTGATGAACGACCTCGGCGTCAGCCGCAACTCCGTCCGCGAGGCCCTGAAGGCCCTGCAGGCACTCGACATAGTGGACATCCGGCACGGATACGGCACCTATGTCGGCCAGGCCTCCCTCACCCCCTTCGTCGACGGCCTCACCTTCCGCACGCTCGCCCAGCAGGACGACACGAACGAGACCGGCGCGCTGGCGGAGATCCTCCAGGTCCGCGAGGTCCTGGAGGAGGGCCTGATACACCGGGTCGCGGCGGTGGTCACCGAGACGGAACTCGACCGGCTCGAAGCCGTCGTGGCCGAAATGGAGGAGGCGGGCCGTGCGGGCCGCCCCTTCCCCGAACTCGACCGGGAATTCCACGAACTGCTGTACGCCCCGCTGGGCAACGCGCTGGTGCCGCAACTGCTCGGCGCCTTCTGGACGGTTTTCAGCCGGGTCGCCGGCGTCCGCGGCTGGACGGACGACCCGGCACCCCAGGTGACCGTCCGCCGCCACCGGGACATCGTCACGGCGCTGCGCGCCCGCGACGTCGGGGCCGCGCAGCGCGCGATGGCCGACCACTTCCGCGGAATCGAGGCGAGGGCGGCCCAGGAGTCGCGCGGCGTGAGCTGA
- a CDS encoding ABC transporter substrate-binding protein, with protein MRDVTDLPAPHRRSFLKYTGALGAAAALSSSLAACSSGPQSTNDTGGGKGGKDATLTAVIGYGNDGSWDPTQTASAFSMAANQHIYEGLLDTDPISREPYAALATEVPSDLTGTSWKFTLRAGATFHDGKPVTADDVVFVFDRILDPNTQTLAKGFFESWLKKVRRIDASTVELILKFPFPDGLSRLTLAKIMPRHVFSRPGAWDDAIKGKAVGSGPYRQTAHHPKSNTTFEAFAGYNGPRPPAFKRMNWLTIVDAAPRVAKISGASAGAQIADNIPYANIEQLKKGGMNVQGGAGMNNLFLMFNTRHKPFDDVRVRQALHYAIDTAKMVEVALRGHGRPSSSFLNEGNPTYRSAKTVYGYDPGKAKKLLKAAGVSGLKIDILAVNVSWILDCLPTIKASWDAIGVETTLSPQETTAVFTKMDQKQDYQVVAAASNPNQFGLDADLIMHYNYGPQNLWMQYARWADDPVARQLFKDMDRATREPDADRKKAMIQDYVDVVAEQAVLYPVVHNELMTAWDPGRLSGIRAQPYPGINLLQAKWA; from the coding sequence GTGCGCGACGTGACCGACCTCCCGGCGCCGCACCGCCGGTCGTTCCTGAAGTACACGGGCGCGCTCGGCGCGGCCGCCGCCCTCTCCTCGTCGCTGGCCGCCTGTTCGTCCGGCCCGCAGTCCACCAACGACACCGGCGGCGGGAAGGGCGGCAAGGACGCCACGCTCACCGCGGTCATCGGCTACGGGAACGACGGAAGCTGGGACCCGACCCAGACCGCGTCCGCCTTCTCCATGGCCGCCAACCAGCACATCTACGAGGGTCTGCTCGACACCGACCCGATCTCGCGGGAGCCCTACGCGGCCCTGGCCACCGAGGTCCCCTCCGACCTCACCGGCACCTCGTGGAAGTTCACGCTGCGGGCCGGGGCCACCTTCCACGACGGCAAACCCGTCACCGCCGACGACGTGGTCTTCGTCTTCGACCGGATTCTCGACCCCAACACCCAGACCCTCGCCAAGGGGTTCTTCGAGAGCTGGCTGAAGAAGGTCCGCAGGATCGACGCCTCGACGGTCGAGCTGATCCTCAAGTTCCCCTTTCCCGACGGCCTTTCACGGCTCACCCTGGCGAAGATCATGCCGCGGCACGTCTTCTCCCGGCCGGGCGCCTGGGACGACGCGATCAAGGGGAAGGCGGTCGGTTCCGGGCCGTACCGGCAGACCGCCCACCACCCCAAGTCGAACACCACCTTCGAGGCCTTCGCCGGCTACAACGGCCCGCGCCCGCCCGCCTTCAAACGGATGAACTGGCTGACGATCGTGGACGCGGCCCCGCGCGTCGCGAAGATCTCGGGTGCCAGCGCCGGCGCGCAGATCGCCGACAACATCCCGTACGCCAACATCGAGCAGCTCAAGAAGGGCGGCATGAACGTCCAGGGGGGCGCGGGGATGAACAACCTCTTCCTGATGTTCAACACCCGGCACAAACCCTTCGACGACGTACGGGTGCGCCAGGCGCTGCACTACGCCATCGACACCGCCAAGATGGTCGAGGTCGCCCTCAGGGGGCACGGCAGGCCGTCGAGTTCGTTCCTGAACGAGGGCAACCCGACCTACCGGTCCGCGAAGACCGTCTACGGCTACGACCCCGGGAAGGCGAAGAAGCTCCTGAAGGCCGCCGGGGTTTCGGGGCTCAAGATCGACATCCTGGCGGTGAACGTCAGCTGGATCTTGGACTGTCTGCCGACCATCAAGGCGTCCTGGGACGCGATCGGCGTCGAGACCACGCTCTCTCCGCAGGAGACGACGGCCGTGTTCACCAAGATGGACCAGAAGCAGGACTACCAGGTCGTCGCCGCCGCCTCGAACCCCAACCAGTTCGGTCTCGACGCCGACCTGATCATGCACTACAACTACGGCCCGCAGAACCTGTGGATGCAGTACGCCCGTTGGGCCGACGACCCGGTCGCCCGGCAGCTCTTCAAGGACATGGACCGGGCGACTCGGGAGCCGGACGCCGACCGGAAGAAGGCGATGATCCAGGACTACGTCGACGTCGTCGCCGAACAGGCCGTGCTCTACCCGGTGGTGCACAACGAGCTGATGACGGCCTGGGATCCCGGCAGGCTCTCGGGGATCAGGGCCCAGCCCTACCCGGGGATCAACCTCCTCCAGGCCAAGTGGGCATGA